The following are encoded in a window of Halosolutus halophilus genomic DNA:
- a CDS encoding DUF1059 domain-containing protein — translation MTDAHKLDCESAAADCRFIIQSEDETEAIELAKNHMREVHGQEYTDEELQEEHLQVV, via the coding sequence ATGACTGACGCACACAAACTCGATTGCGAATCGGCAGCGGCCGATTGCCGGTTCATCATCCAATCGGAAGACGAAACGGAAGCGATCGAACTTGCCAAGAACCACATGAGGGAAGTTCACGGACAGGAGTACACGGACGAGGAACTACAGGAAGAGCATCTGCAAGTCGTGTAA